From the genome of Streptomyces sp. NBC_01142:
GCTGGCGGGGAAGGTCGTTCTCGACACGAACAACTACTACCCGGAGCGCGACGGAGAGATCGCCGAACTGGACGCGGAGGAGACCACCACCAGCGAACTCCTCCAGCGGCATCTGCCGGACGCCAAGGTCGTCAAGGCGTTCAACAACATCTTCTTCACGCATCTCGCCGCGCTGGCCCGGCGCTCGGGCGCCGTGGACCGTTCGGCGTTGCCGATCGCCGGCGATGATCCCGAGGCGAAGGCCGCCGCCACCCGGCTGCTCGATCTCCTCGGCTATGACGCAGTGGACGCGGGGCCCCTCGCCGACAGTTGGCGTTTCCAGCGTGACACGCCCGCTTATGTCGTTCCGTACGCGAAGAACCCGCAGGGCCGCGGCATTTCCATGGATGACCCGGGAGTGAGCGCGGACGCCGCGACGGTGCGCGTGGCCCTGGCTGCGGCCCAGCGCGGCTGAGCCGCGACCGAGGTGGGCTGAGCTTGTCCGGCGTTCTTTGCGCGGGGCGGGCCTGCTCAGTAGGGCCCGGCTCCTTTGCGGGGCCCTCCGCCGGCGGCAGCGGAGACGGAGCCGGGAGCCGGGCAGATGCCAGGCGAGGATTCGCCACACTCACGGCTGGAGTAGGGCCTGTGGATCGGTGCTCGGCAGCCACCTGGTCCACTCGATTCCGCTTGGCAGAAACCGTCCGTTAGATATCATCAATTCACACGCGAGGTGCGTGACTACTGCTGTGGCAAGGGAGGTTGATGAATATGGCCCGGCACACGCTTCATCAACATGCCCTTGTCCGGGTCGCGCGAGGTTGGAGAGCGGCCCGGTCGTTTGAATCGACCAGGAGTGTTGCGTGTCTGCTTTTTCATTGACCGGTACGGACCTGACCACTGACCGCCTCGTGCTGCGGCCTTGGTCCGCAGGTGAGATCACCGCTGTCCTCGGTGACGCGCGGTTGGAGCACTGGGCTGAGGACTTTCCCGCCGAGGGCGACCGCGTCATCGCCGGTTTCATCGCCGAGCAGTCGGAACCGCTGAGCGAGTACGGTCACCGTCAGATCATCGAGCGGGAGAGCGGCCTGGTGGTCGGCTCCATCAGTCTGCTCTGGCCGCCGAGTGACGGCGCTCTCGAAGTCGGATACGGCATCGTGGACTCGCGGCGCGGCCGTGGCTACGCCTCCGAGGCCACCCGGGCCTTCGTGGAGTTCGCCCTGACATCGCCGGACGTCACCACGGTGTACGCCGATGTGGAACTGTCGAACCCGGCCTCGGTACGCGTACTGGAGAAGGCCGGACTGCAATGCTGGAGCAGTGACGCAACGGCAGCTCGGTTCCGCACGACAGCACCAGACCTGTCCCAGCGGTAGTTCCGCGGGATCGGCAGCGGCGCAACCTGCCGCTGCCGATCCCGGCCGTGCCCTCACCCGTCCAGCGAAATCGACGGGGTGGGGGTGAGGGCGGACTGTTCGTCGCCCAGTCGATGCTGTGGGCGTCGGCGACCAGGTCCCGCTACACGTTGAGGTTGTCGAGGTCGAGGATCTGGGTCAGCAGACTTCGCGGCGCGGCGTCTGGACGCCGGGCACGGGGGAGTGGTCCTCGCTAGCGGCACAGTGACGCACGCGGTGCTCACCGCGCAGCGGCTCCTTGCCGATGCCGGGCGCTGGAACCGCCTCCCTTCCCGGCGGACAGGCGAAAGCTGAGACCGGCCGCGACGCGCTGGAGTTCTTCTCGCCGCTGGGCTCCGCCAACGAGCTGATCAACCGCGTACTGGCCCCCCATCCGGACGACCTGGCCATCTCCAGCCGGACGCCGGCCGACGTTGAATTGCTCGTCCAGTGCAGCTCAAGGCTGCCAATGCCTGGGGAGGAACTGGCAGGGCGGTGATGCGCCGAGGAACCGGGGATGCTGGTGGAGCATCATCACTGTTCGGGTCCGCATACCTGTGTGGGCGTTATCGGATGAATCGGGGGAGCCATTTCGCTTTGTAGTCTGGGTGCCAGGCGTATTCGGCGGCCAGTTGGCGTACTGCGAAGCCGAGTCCGACGGCACGGCCCGAGGTGTAGTCGTCGTTCGGGCGGTCGATGTCGTGGTCAGCCACTTCGGTGTACTCACCCAGGAGGACGCGGCTGGTTTCGATGCGGGTCAGCGTGCGAGCCGGGTCCTGGAGCGCGATGTGCCGGTCGTAGCCGGCTCCTCTGACCGTGAACGCGATACCGGAGGTCCTGTCGTGGACCTCTCCGGGCACTTCGGCCGGGCACCTCCAGCTCGCGCCGCCGGCGTCCCGCGCGACTTGCTCCTCCTCGGTGAGCCGCGCCTCGATGAAGGTCACCATGTCTGTGTTGCCGGCCATGCGTCGCTGCTTCCTCTCGTGATGTGCTGTGCGATGACTGCCGGGTCATTGTGGGGGACCTCGGACCTGGCGATCCAGTTGTCTCCTGACACGTCGACGGCGTCCTTTCCCACCGGCACCCGGTGCTTCCCTGCCTGGCGCTGCGTCGGCCGGCGCTGAGCCAGTGAGCCGCGGATCGGGCTGCGGCAACGGAGGTTGGCGTCGCTGATGACCATCTCGAATTTTGAATTTCCCTCAGTGCTGCTCTTCGCCCCAGTTGGTTCACGGGGTGAACCAACTGGGGGGATGTGAGGAGCGGGAAGCAGAAGGACTCACCGGTCACGCGCTCGGTGAGTCCTTCGGTGGGGTGAGTCAGTGGGAGGAGAGGAAGCCCTCTGACTGGTCGAGATGGAATGGGGAGCCTGGTCTCTCGGGTGTCCATCCGTTGGCGTGAGCGGTGCGAATGCTGTCAGCGACGTCGGAGGGCAGCACAGGGTTGGCCCGGGTGCCGAACCAGTTGCTGGGGTGCGGCTGGTTGGTAGCGATCACCAGTGTGGTGCCCGGAGTCTCGGCGTGCTCGACCGCATAAGTAAGGGGCGACCAGACCAGTCCCTGGTCGTAGGTCGGCCTTCCCCGAAGCCGCCATCGGTAGGTGGTGCCGTCCACGGTTATGCGCCGCGACCCCTTCTTCAGCAGTGCCATGCCCACGTCCTTTCTCAAGGCGACGATAGTGAACGGCTCCCGTTCATGTCGCACGGGTTTCCCTCGGGCGGGCTGGGCGCTGTCCGACGGGTTGTATGACCAGGTCGACGATTGCATCGTTCTGACCGGTGTGGGGCGGGGGGATCTGTCGGATCAGGAGTGGGCTCGGCTGGAGTCGCGCTTGCCGAAGTATGCGGGACGGGGCGGGCGTTGGAAGAGCCGTCGCAGGGTGATCAACGGCGCGCCGCAACGAAGTCGAGCGGACGGTCAACGCCCTCAGGGGCTTCCGCGCAGTAGCCACCCGATCCAACAAGAGGGCGTACATCTTCCACGGCACCGAGACCGTCGCTGCCATTCGCCTCTGGCTTCGCTCGTGACCGCCGGACAGTCCTTAGGTGTGCTGTCCGGCAGGTCTACCGAAGTCGGCCTGCTCCCACGGCACTCCACCATGCGGTGGATCTCCATAGCGGCGCCCTCCGCCGCATGGGGGAAGCGGATCATGCGCCGGTCTGATCCCTGCGCGCCGCGGATCCAGAACAGTGATCCCATGGCAATCAGCGAGACGAGTCCAACGACGGCGGCCGAGGGGCCCGAGCGGCCTGTGCCGCTCTGGGCGGAGCGCATTGCCCGCGAGATTGGGAGCCACCCCTATCGGGGCGCGTGCGACGCTGCCGGGATGGGTGCCGGAGTGTCCGTGCGAGCGGTCCACGCGCGGACCGATGTCTGGGGCCCCGAGTTCTCCCAGTCCGCACGTCCGATGAGAACGACACCCGACCCCTCCGTCGTTTCCCGGCAGTCAACTGTGTTGGGGACGATGGGGGGCCATCTGTGACGATTTGGCTGATGTCGTTCCCGGCGTTCTTGTGTCTGCTGGTTTTGTTCGCCCTGGTGGAGAGCGCGTGGCGATGGTTCACGGGGCTGGGCTTGATCCCGTGGCTACACAGGCGCACGGGGCGGTCGTTGTCGAACATTGCCTTCGATGAATTCACGGCGGTCGTGAACGGAAACAAGACGGTGGAGCTGGAGCAGCGGCGGGTGGAGCTGCTGCGGCGGGACGACGAGAGCGACGGTGCGCCGCCCCGCTCCAGCATTGACCTGACCAAGGGCACGGCGTTCATCGTGTTGCCACAGGGAGCGGACGACACGTGCGCTGACAGGCGCGATGTCCTTGAGGGCCGGCGGTGAGACGCGAACCGGAGGGAACAGGTGCAGAACCGTCCACGCTGTGGGGGCGTATCGCGTGCTTGTGGGCGGCCGCGTTCGCCGGGCTGCATTTCTACTGGGCCGTCGGTGGTGATGTGGGGCTGAGCATCTCCGCCGGTCCGCTGGCCACCGAGCGCCCGCTGTGGTTCGTCGTAGCCGGTTTGTGGGGTGTGGGCACGCTCTGCCTCCTCGGCGCCTTGCTGGCATGGCTGCTTGCCCGGTCCAGGCTCCGGGGTGTTCCCGCTCTGCTGGCAAGGTGGCTGGGGTGGGGCGTCAGTGCCCTCCTACTGGTCCGGGGCATCGGTATCGAGGTGCTGCTGTTGACCAACACGACGCACCTGGACACCTCGGTGAGCGTGGGGCAGCGGGCCTGGACGCTGGCCCTCTGGAACCCCTGGTTCATCGCCGGAGGACTGGCCTTCGGCCTCGCCGCCCTTCGGTCCCGCAGGCATACCGACGCAGAACCGCCACCCCCGTCGGGAGGTTGATTGCTCCGCCGGCCAGCCCGCAGCTCCGGCGCGGACCTGGCCCATGTGTGCGAGTCGGCCGCCGAGAGCGCGCTGCTCGAGTCGGCTCGCACCGGCACCATCCGCATGATCGGCACGAAGGACCTGCTCGATGCGGCGAAGTCTGTGGTGCCGTCGAGCGAGCCGTGGTTTGCGGCGGCACGGAACGTGGCGATGTTCGCGAACGAGGGTGGGATGTACGACGACCTGGTGACGTACCTGAAGAAGAGGCGGAAGCTGTGACGGCGGTACATCCGGATCTGGAGCGTGCCGAGGCCCTCCACGAGATCGGGCGCTACGACGACGCGGCGCTCCTCCTGGCCGAGCGGCTCGCGGAGGACCCCGACGACGCCCGCGCCTGGACCGCCCTGGCCCGCTGCCACCTGAAAACTGGGCGGCCCAAGGAGGCGGTCGAGGCCACCGGCGAAGCACTCGAGCGCGCTCCCGAGTACGTCGACGCGCTCCTGGTGCGGTCTCAAGCGCTGCGGGCGGCGGGCGGCGGGCGGTGGGCTGGACGAGGCCGAGGCCGTACTGCGCGAAGCGGTCCGCGTGACTCCGCAGTTCTGGGGCAGCTACGCGATGCTCGCCGACGTTGTGTTCAGGCGGAGCGTGGTCCGGTTCGCGCAGGAGCAGGGGAAGAAGGAGATCAAGCCCGAGGAGATGCCGGCCCTTGCCGAGGAGGCGACCGCCCTGGCCAGGGAGGCGATCCGGCTCGGTCCGGAGGAGATCTACGCGTACGAAACCGCATTGTTGATCGCCGGATTCTCGGGCGCCAAGGAAGACGCCGACCAGTTCGAGCGCGCCATCCTCCGGCTCGACCCCAGCCACCCGGGCGCCCTCGAACGTCAGACCGCGAAGGCGGCCAAGGCCCCGGAGACCGGCGCGACCCAGGCGCCACCCTGTACGCCGACGGGCTGGCCGTCGCACCCGACAACGCTTCCCTGCGCAGCGGCCTCGACAAAGCCACCTTCCGGCTGCTGCGCGGCACCCGCTGGCTCGCCCTTGCCTGCCTCGCCGCAGCAGGCGTGATGATCGACCTGTTCGCCACGGCGAAGCACCCGACCCTGCGGGAGCTGCCCGTGCCGTTGGGCAATCGGCTCTGGCTGCTGGTGGTCATGGGGGCGATCTGGGGGCTCGGGGCCTGGCGGCGCTATCGCAGGCTCCGCACGGGGGTGCAGCTGAACGTGCGTTCGCTGATCCGCCGCGAACTGTGGGCTCGTATCGTCCTCGGCCAGGCGGCCTTCACCATGCTCTGCGCCCTGCTGATCACCCAGGTGCCATGGACGGACCGCTCCGTGCCGCAGATCCTGTTCTTGGCGGGCCTGGTGGTGCCCTGGTTCACGATCTCCTACGATCACCGGAAGACGCGGTGACCATTGGATCCAGCGCGAGTCCCAGCTCGTGGATCAGACGCGGCAGGTAGAGGTGACGGTCGTCCGCTGAGTCCCACCGCCAGTCCGTCCGCAGGCTTCGGAGCACCGGCCGGGAGGTGCGGCGCCAGGCTCAGAGCACGCCTCCCGCCTCGTCGTGGAACACCTCCGGCCAGTAGCGGAAGTCGTCCTCGCCCGTCGAGGGGAGGCAGGCGACCGGGTCCACCGACGCGAGGACCTCGGCCATCGTGTCAGCGAGCTGGTGGTAGAAGTCCTGGGTGAAGTCGTGCTCCTCGTCGAGCCGTTGCTCCAGGCTGTACATCCACATCGTGAACGCCAGCGTGGATATGTCGGCGTTGACCGGAGTCGTCGTGTCGTCACCGTAGAGGTGGTACGAGAGGAGGCCTGTGCGGCCGTCGATCACGACCTCGAAGTCATGGATCAGGCTGCCCAGACAGACCAGGTTGTCCGCGTCGGCCGGCATCCGGCAGGGATCTTCGTCCGTGGGGGTCTCGGACTCCGCGAGTGTCCGGAGCAAGGATTCGTCGCGCCACAGGCCGAACATGAGCTCCACCTTCGGTAGCCCGACCTCCGTGAGGAACCGTCGAGTCGGCTCGTGGACCAGGGCCGCAGGCAGCGCAGAGGGTTCGATGCGCACCATCTCTTCCGGGCCGAACTCCTCGTCCAACAACCCCGTCGGCAGCTCCAGCCGAAGGCCCGCGCCCGGTGCGGCGACCAGAGCCAGCGG
Proteins encoded in this window:
- a CDS encoding GNAT family N-acetyltransferase; this encodes MSAFSLTGTDLTTDRLVLRPWSAGEITAVLGDARLEHWAEDFPAEGDRVIAGFIAEQSEPLSEYGHRQIIERESGLVVGSISLLWPPSDGALEVGYGIVDSRRGRGYASEATRAFVEFALTSPDVTTVYADVELSNPASVRVLEKAGLQCWSSDATAARFRTTAPDLSQR
- a CDS encoding SUKH-4 family immunity protein; its protein translation is MSANSIVVPAHALHPSITHEATRRRLTGPGLPAEHGLIRFVPLAESRVVPVPDLLAKGADPGKLDPYIADLLLIGHLRCEENDAQEVVLDGATGRVFSMYLLENSPGLIDVIPLAPSVDALARFLAQVDDFRLMRGRFAALAGRTGTAVVAEASALLMSVFADEDWGDDGWGSAGTPSAWEHPLPAFWRIAAVVRPLALVAAPGAGLRLELPTGLLDEEFGPEEMVRIEPSALPAALVHEPTRRFLTEVGLPKVELMFGLWRDESLLRTLAESETPTDEDPCRMPADADNLVCLGSLIHDFEVVIDGRTGLLSYHLYGDDTTTPVNADISTLAFTMWMYSLEQRLDEEHDFTQDFYHQLADTMAEVLASVDPVACLPSTGEDDFRYWPEVFHDEAGGVL
- a CDS encoding DUF6221 family protein, with amino-acid sequence MAGNTDMVTFIEARLTEEEQVARDAGGASWRCPAEVPGEVHDRTSGIAFTVRGAGYDRHIALQDPARTLTRIETSRVLLGEYTEVADHDIDRPNDDYTSGRAVGLGFAVRQLAAEYAWHPDYKAKWLPRFIR
- a CDS encoding NADPH-dependent F420 reductase encodes the protein MSTLGLIGSGHIGSTLARLGVAAGLDVVLSNSRGPETLADLVAELGPRARAATSAEAAAVGDWVVVTVPLKNYRQVPVAPLAGKVVLDTNNYYPERDGEIAELDAEETTTSELLQRHLPDAKVVKAFNNIFFTHLAALARRSGAVDRSALPIAGDDPEAKAAATRLLDLLGYDAVDAGPLADSWRFQRDTPAYVVPYAKNPQGRGISMDDPGVSADAATVRVALAAAQRG
- a CDS encoding DUF3995 domain-containing protein: MRREPEGTGAEPSTLWGRIACLWAAAFAGLHFYWAVGGDVGLSISAGPLATERPLWFVVAGLWGVGTLCLLGALLAWLLARSRLRGVPALLARWLGWGVSALLLVRGIGIEVLLLTNTTHLDTSVSVGQRAWTLALWNPWFIAGGLAFGLAALRSRRHTDAEPPPPSGG
- a CDS encoding DUF6191 domain-containing protein, yielding MTIWLMSFPAFLCLLVLFALVESAWRWFTGLGLIPWLHRRTGRSLSNIAFDEFTAVVNGNKTVELEQRRVELLRRDDESDGAPPRSSIDLTKGTAFIVLPQGADDTCADRRDVLEGRR